A genomic window from Streptococcus sanguinis includes:
- a CDS encoding 4-hydroxy-tetrahydrodipicolinate reductase, whose protein sequence is MSIKVIIAGFKGKMGQAAYKMVTEDSQLELVGLLDPFTDEKEVAGVPVFNAKEELAGLEAHVWVDFTTPKVAYDNTRFALEQGFCPVVGTTGFTPEQLEELIALSREKELGGLIAPNFALGAVLLMQFAAQAAKYFPNVEIIELHHDQKKDAPSGTAIKTAELISQVRPSKQQGAVDEEESIAGARGADFNGMRIHSVRLPGLVAHQEVIFGSQGEGLTLRHDSYDRASFMTGVNLAIKEVVKRSELVYGLEHLL, encoded by the coding sequence ATGAGTATCAAAGTTATTATTGCTGGTTTTAAAGGAAAAATGGGCCAAGCAGCCTATAAAATGGTGACAGAAGATTCTCAACTAGAATTAGTTGGACTGCTGGATCCTTTTACGGATGAAAAAGAAGTGGCTGGTGTTCCTGTCTTCAATGCCAAGGAAGAATTGGCTGGACTGGAAGCCCATGTCTGGGTTGATTTTACAACCCCAAAAGTAGCTTATGACAATACTCGTTTTGCTCTGGAACAGGGGTTTTGCCCAGTGGTCGGAACGACAGGTTTTACTCCTGAGCAGTTGGAAGAGTTAATCGCATTGTCTAGGGAAAAGGAATTGGGCGGATTGATTGCTCCAAACTTTGCTTTGGGAGCTGTTTTGCTGATGCAGTTTGCAGCCCAGGCAGCTAAATATTTCCCAAATGTAGAAATCATTGAACTACATCATGACCAGAAAAAGGACGCACCGAGTGGAACAGCCATCAAAACAGCTGAGCTCATCAGTCAAGTAAGACCGAGCAAGCAGCAGGGAGCTGTTGATGAGGAAGAGTCTATAGCTGGCGCTCGTGGAGCTGATTTCAATGGCATGCGTATCCATTCAGTTCGCTTGCCTGGCCTGGTTGCTCATCAAGAAGTAATCTTTGGCAGCCAGGGAGAGGGATTGACCCTGCGGCATGATTCCTATGACCGCGCTTCCTTTATGACAGGAGTTAATCTTGCCATTAAAGAAGTTGTCAAACGCTCAGAATTAGTCTATGGATTGGAACATTTACTATGA
- a CDS encoding DUF1149 family protein: MNIQREKEFVSQYHFDARNFEWEKENGTPETKVDVNFQLVKRDVEAHTTSLIVILTFMIVFENFVISGTISQANHIHGRLIEEPSEFDHDEVEELARPCLTMLNRLTYEVTEIALDLPGINLEF, from the coding sequence ATGAACATACAGCGCGAAAAAGAATTTGTTAGTCAGTACCATTTTGACGCCCGAAATTTTGAGTGGGAAAAAGAAAATGGAACACCTGAAACTAAGGTTGATGTGAATTTCCAATTGGTCAAAAGAGATGTTGAAGCTCACACAACTTCATTGATTGTGATTTTGACCTTTATGATTGTTTTTGAGAATTTTGTTATCAGCGGAACTATTTCGCAAGCCAACCACATTCACGGTCGCCTTATTGAAGAACCGAGTGAATTTGACCACGATGAAGTAGAAGAGCTAGCTCGGCCTTGCTTAACCATGCTCAACCGCTTGACTTATGAAGTGACAGAAATTGCTCTGGATTTGCCAGGCATTAATTTGGAGTTTTAA
- a CDS encoding DeoR/GlpR transcriptional regulator has protein sequence MLKSERKQVILETVIREKFVSLDYLVHALNTSESTIRRDLDELESEHKLRRVHGGAESFHFLQEEESNQEKSIKSIQEKTAIAKMAASLIQEHDVIFIDAGTTNELLVNELHDPRVTVVTNSIHHATKLVERNIPTVIIGGKVKRSTDASIGGVALNQIGQLNFDKAFIGMNGIDNGFFTTPDMEEGAVKRAILENAKKTYVLADLSKLGQTSFVKVAPLAKASIITNQNESEVIQALKEKTEVIEV, from the coding sequence ATGCTGAAGTCGGAAAGAAAGCAGGTTATTCTAGAGACAGTCATAAGAGAAAAATTTGTTTCTTTAGACTATCTAGTACATGCTTTAAACACTTCAGAATCAACTATCAGAAGAGATTTGGATGAACTGGAGAGCGAGCATAAACTGCGACGAGTTCATGGTGGGGCCGAAAGCTTTCATTTTCTGCAGGAAGAGGAGAGTAATCAGGAAAAATCTATCAAAAGCATTCAAGAAAAGACAGCTATTGCCAAGATGGCAGCAAGCTTGATTCAAGAGCATGATGTGATTTTTATTGATGCGGGGACAACCAATGAGCTCTTAGTCAATGAGCTGCATGATCCAAGAGTGACAGTCGTCACCAACTCCATTCACCATGCGACCAAGTTGGTGGAGCGCAATATCCCGACAGTCATTATCGGCGGAAAGGTCAAGCGTTCAACGGATGCCAGCATTGGCGGTGTTGCCCTAAATCAAATCGGTCAGTTGAATTTCGATAAGGCCTTTATTGGAATGAATGGCATTGACAATGGCTTCTTTACCACTCCAGATATGGAGGAAGGAGCTGTCAAAAGAGCGATTTTGGAGAATGCCAAGAAGACTTATGTCTTGGCTGATCTTTCTAAACTAGGACAGACATCCTTTGTAAAGGTCGCTCCTCTTGCCAAAGCAAGCATTATTACTAATCAAAATGAATCAGAAGTGATTCAAGCGCTCAAAGAAAAAACGGAGGTGATTGAAGTATGA
- a CDS encoding IS30 family transposase: protein MTYTHLTTNELVMIEAYYKEGIKVTDILKALGRSKQTIYNVINYLKEGHSAYDYYKRYKVNKNRCGRNKTRLTQAEKDFIQTHLEQNWSLDVIKVTYPDRVSCSMRTLYRLAGRGIFKKEDLPWKGKRKPNGHSEKRGKQAFRRDLRERAAIYPNFKTEFGHLEGDTIVGEKHKSAVITLVERLSKAIITLKTNGRKASDIEVSINQWLSQVPSHLFKSITFDCGKEFSNWKSISNAHDIDIFFADPGCPGQRGLNEHSNGLLRRNGLPKQMDFTTISQNYLSAIADKRNRIPRKSLNYQSPYQVFLSYLKSLT from the coding sequence ATGACCTATACACATCTTACCACAAACGAGCTTGTAATGATAGAGGCTTACTACAAAGAAGGTATAAAAGTTACAGATATTCTAAAAGCTCTTGGAAGATCAAAGCAGACTATCTACAATGTCATCAACTATCTGAAAGAAGGGCACTCTGCTTATGATTACTATAAGCGATATAAAGTTAATAAGAATCGCTGTGGCAGGAATAAAACAAGGCTTACGCAAGCAGAAAAAGATTTTATCCAAACTCATTTAGAACAAAATTGGAGCCTTGATGTCATTAAAGTAACTTATCCAGATAGGGTTTCTTGTTCTATGAGAACTCTCTATCGACTAGCAGGCCGTGGTATTTTCAAGAAAGAGGATCTCCCTTGGAAAGGCAAAAGAAAACCGAATGGTCATAGCGAAAAACGAGGAAAACAAGCGTTTCGCAGAGATTTACGTGAGAGAGCAGCCATTTATCCTAATTTTAAGACAGAATTTGGTCATCTAGAAGGGGATACCATTGTTGGCGAGAAACACAAAAGTGCGGTTATTACCTTGGTAGAACGCCTCTCAAAAGCCATCATCACACTGAAAACTAATGGACGGAAAGCAAGTGATATTGAGGTTTCCATCAATCAATGGTTGTCGCAAGTCCCCAGCCATCTCTTTAAGTCGATAACTTTTGATTGTGGGAAAGAATTTTCTAATTGGAAGTCTATTTCGAATGCGCATGACATTGATATTTTCTTTGCGGATCCAGGCTGTCCTGGTCAAAGAGGCCTCAATGAACATTCTAATGGCTTATTAAGACGAAATGGATTACCGAAACAAATGGATTTTACTACTATTTCTCAAAATTATTTATCAGCTATCGCTGATAAAAGAAATAGAATTCCTAGGAAATCTTTAAATTATCAATCACCCTACCAAGTTTTTCTGAGTTACTTGAAAAGTCTAACTTAA
- a CDS encoding DegV family protein, protein MKLAVITDSSAYLPASLLENENLFVLDIPVVIAGETYVEGRNLTASEFYEKMAQSDELPKTSQPSIAELEEILTILDGKDYTHVLGLFLSSGISGFYQNIQYLKDEFHGLQIAFSDSKITSAPLGIMVQSALECAEQGLEFETILANVQKQIDGTSAFIMVDDLNHLVKGGRLSNGAAILGNLLSIKPVLYFNDHGVIEVFEKIRTEKKAIKRMLELVQERTAGGAYQIMVIHGNAPEKAAELQQNLLDSGIASEVPIATFGSVIGTHLGEGSVALGYIPVI, encoded by the coding sequence ATGAAGTTAGCGGTTATCACAGATTCATCGGCCTATCTGCCGGCTTCCCTGCTGGAGAATGAAAATCTTTTCGTCTTGGATATTCCGGTCGTGATTGCTGGTGAGACTTATGTCGAAGGCAGAAACTTAACAGCCAGTGAATTTTATGAAAAAATGGCTCAGTCAGATGAATTGCCCAAGACCAGTCAGCCTAGCATTGCTGAGTTAGAAGAGATTCTCACCATTCTAGACGGCAAAGACTATACCCATGTTCTGGGACTCTTTCTATCCAGCGGTATTTCTGGTTTTTACCAAAATATTCAGTATCTGAAAGATGAATTTCACGGTTTGCAAATTGCCTTTTCAGATTCTAAGATTACTAGCGCTCCGCTCGGTATCATGGTCCAATCTGCTCTAGAGTGTGCAGAACAAGGCCTGGAGTTTGAAACGATTTTAGCCAATGTCCAGAAGCAGATAGATGGCACCAGCGCTTTTATCATGGTGGATGACTTGAACCACTTGGTCAAAGGAGGACGCCTGTCTAACGGTGCAGCTATTCTGGGAAATCTGCTCAGTATCAAGCCTGTTCTGTATTTTAACGATCATGGTGTGATAGAGGTTTTTGAAAAGATTCGGACGGAGAAGAAAGCTATCAAGCGTATGCTGGAACTTGTCCAAGAAAGAACAGCAGGCGGTGCTTATCAGATTATGGTTATCCATGGCAATGCGCCAGAAAAAGCAGCTGAGCTTCAGCAAAATCTGCTAGACAGCGGTATTGCTAGTGAAGTTCCTATCGCAACCTTTGGCAGTGTCATCGGGACGCACTTGGGTGAGGGCAGCGTTGCACTGGGATATATTCCCGTGATCTGA
- the pfkB gene encoding 1-phosphofructokinase: MIYTVTLNPSIDYIVRLDKVLIGSVNRMDSDDKFAGGKGINVSRVLKRLGIENTATGFIGGFTGKFITDTLKEEGISSHFVEVEQDTRINVKIKADAETEINGSGPEISSQKLEELESFLSSLTSEDTVVFAGSSPKNLGNVVYKRLIGLTRKTGAQVVCDFEGQTLLDSLEFEPLLVKPNNHELGDIFGVKLESLDQIESYARQILDKGAQHVIISMAGDGALLVTREGVYFAKPIKGNVKNSVGAGDSMVAGFTGEFVRSGDVIQAFKWGVACGTATTFSDDLATAEYIKEIYEKVEVEKI; the protein is encoded by the coding sequence ATGATTTATACTGTCACACTAAACCCTTCCATCGACTATATTGTCCGTCTGGACAAGGTCCTTATTGGAAGCGTCAATCGGATGGACAGTGACGACAAATTCGCTGGCGGGAAGGGTATCAACGTTAGCCGAGTTCTCAAACGTCTAGGTATTGAGAATACAGCGACTGGCTTTATCGGTGGTTTTACTGGCAAGTTCATCACAGATACTCTGAAAGAGGAAGGGATTTCCAGCCATTTCGTAGAGGTTGAGCAGGATACTCGTATCAATGTCAAGATTAAAGCAGATGCTGAGACAGAGATTAACGGATCAGGTCCAGAAATTTCCAGTCAGAAACTAGAAGAGCTGGAGTCATTTCTTTCTTCTCTGACTTCAGAAGATACAGTAGTCTTCGCTGGCAGCAGTCCTAAAAATTTAGGAAATGTTGTCTACAAGAGGTTGATCGGTCTGACCAGAAAGACAGGAGCACAAGTCGTCTGCGACTTTGAAGGTCAGACGCTGCTGGATTCTTTAGAGTTTGAGCCGCTCTTGGTCAAACCTAACAATCACGAGCTAGGTGATATTTTTGGAGTCAAGCTCGAAAGTTTGGATCAGATTGAGAGTTATGCCCGTCAAATCTTAGACAAGGGTGCCCAACATGTGATTATTTCCATGGCTGGCGACGGGGCCTTGCTGGTAACTAGAGAGGGTGTTTACTTCGCCAAACCTATCAAGGGCAACGTGAAAAATTCTGTTGGTGCTGGCGACTCTATGGTGGCTGGATTTACTGGAGAGTTTGTCCGCTCTGGTGATGTTATTCAAGCCTTCAAATGGGGAGTGGCCTGCGGAACGGCAACCACCTTCTCAGATGATTTGGCAACAGCTGAGTACATAAAAGAAATCTATGAAAAAGTAGAGGTAGAAAAAATATGA
- a CDS encoding PTS fructose transporter subunit IIC yields the protein MKIQDLLRKDVMLLNLQATEKKAVIEEMIQSLVDHGYVTDFETFKEGILAREALTSTGLGDGIAMPHSKNTAVKEATVLFAKSNKGVDYESLDGQPTDLFFMIAAPEGANDTHLAALAELSQYLMKDGFADKLRQVTSPEQVIELFDQASEKAEEPAVVEPANEGGDFLVAVTACTTGIAHTYMAQEALQKVAAEMGVGIKVETNGASGVGNKLTAEDIKNAKAVIIAADKAVEMNRFDGKPLINRPVADGIRKTEELINLALSGNAEVYKAANGSGAAESGNEKLSLGGAFYKHLMSGVSQMLPFVIGGGIMIAIAFLLDQILGVPKDQLSNLGSYHEIAAQFKAIGAAAFGFMLPVLAGYIAYSIAEKPGLVSGFVAGAIASSGASFGGVAYAEGGQKTLELTGVSSGFLGALVGGFLAGGIILLLRKLLAGLPRSLEGIRSILLLPLLGVLVTGFIMLAVNIPMSAINTALNDFLASLSGSSAVLLGLLVGGMMAVDMGGPVNKAAYVFGTSTLASTVSTGGSPVMAAVMAAGMVPPLAVFVATILFKNKFTEEERDSGLTNIVMGLSFITEGAIPFGAADPARAIPSFIVGSALTGALVGLSGIKLMAPHGGIFVIGLTNNPILYLVYVLIGAVVSGLIFGYLRKPLEK from the coding sequence ATGAAAATTCAAGACTTACTAAGAAAAGATGTGATGTTGCTAAACTTGCAGGCAACAGAGAAAAAAGCTGTTATCGAAGAAATGATTCAAAGCCTAGTGGATCATGGCTATGTGACAGACTTTGAGACTTTCAAAGAAGGGATTTTGGCTCGTGAAGCCTTGACTTCTACAGGCTTGGGTGACGGAATTGCTATGCCTCATAGCAAAAATACTGCAGTGAAAGAAGCGACTGTACTTTTTGCCAAGTCAAATAAAGGCGTAGATTATGAAAGTTTGGATGGCCAGCCAACTGATCTTTTCTTCATGATTGCAGCTCCAGAAGGTGCTAACGATACTCACTTGGCTGCCTTAGCTGAATTGTCTCAATACCTGATGAAGGATGGTTTTGCGGATAAACTGCGCCAAGTGACTTCGCCTGAACAGGTGATTGAGCTCTTTGACCAAGCTTCAGAAAAAGCAGAAGAACCTGCTGTCGTCGAACCTGCCAATGAAGGCGGAGACTTCTTAGTGGCTGTAACAGCTTGTACGACAGGAATTGCTCATACCTACATGGCTCAAGAGGCCTTACAGAAGGTCGCAGCTGAAATGGGTGTCGGCATTAAGGTTGAAACCAACGGTGCCAGCGGTGTTGGAAACAAGCTGACAGCAGAAGATATCAAAAATGCTAAGGCTGTTATCATTGCTGCAGATAAGGCGGTAGAAATGAACCGCTTTGACGGCAAGCCGTTAATTAATCGTCCAGTTGCAGACGGTATTCGTAAGACTGAAGAATTGATTAATCTGGCTCTTTCAGGAAATGCAGAGGTTTACAAGGCAGCTAACGGTAGCGGTGCTGCAGAATCAGGTAATGAGAAACTTAGTCTGGGCGGCGCTTTCTACAAGCACTTGATGAGCGGCGTTTCCCAAATGTTGCCATTCGTTATTGGTGGCGGGATTATGATTGCCATTGCATTCTTGCTGGATCAGATCTTAGGTGTACCAAAAGATCAGCTTTCTAATCTAGGAAGCTACCATGAGATTGCAGCACAATTTAAAGCAATTGGTGCAGCAGCATTTGGTTTCATGTTGCCGGTATTAGCTGGTTATATCGCTTACTCAATCGCTGAAAAGCCAGGTCTGGTTTCTGGTTTCGTAGCTGGTGCCATTGCAAGCAGCGGTGCATCATTTGGCGGTGTTGCCTATGCTGAAGGCGGTCAGAAAACTCTTGAATTAACAGGTGTATCATCTGGTTTCCTAGGAGCTTTGGTAGGCGGCTTCTTAGCTGGTGGTATCATCCTTCTCCTTCGCAAGCTTCTTGCAGGTCTGCCTCGCTCACTTGAAGGCATCCGTTCAATCTTACTCTTGCCTCTTCTGGGCGTTCTTGTGACTGGATTTATCATGTTGGCGGTCAATATTCCAATGTCAGCAATCAATACAGCTTTGAACGATTTCTTGGCAAGTCTGAGCGGAAGCTCTGCTGTCCTCCTTGGTCTCTTAGTCGGTGGTATGATGGCTGTCGATATGGGTGGTCCGGTCAATAAGGCTGCTTACGTATTTGGTACTAGTACACTGGCAAGCACTGTTTCAACTGGTGGTTCTCCAGTCATGGCAGCGGTTATGGCAGCTGGGATGGTTCCGCCTTTGGCAGTCTTTGTAGCAACAATTCTTTTCAAAAATAAATTCACTGAAGAAGAACGCGATTCAGGTTTGACAAACATTGTCATGGGTCTGTCTTTCATCACAGAAGGAGCGATTCCGTTTGGAGCTGCTGACCCAGCCCGTGCTATTCCAAGCTTTATTGTAGGTTCTGCTCTTACAGGTGCTCTTGTAGGATTGTCTGGTATCAAGCTCATGGCTCCTCACGGAGGAATCTTCGTTATCGGCTTGACAAACAATCCAATCCTTTACTTGGTATATGTATTGATTGGTGCGGTAGTCAGCGGTCTTATCTTTGGTTACCTGCGCAAACCACTTGAAAAATAG